In a genomic window of Lacrimispora sp. BS-2:
- a CDS encoding phosphoribosylaminoimidazolecarboxamide formyltransferase: MNELELKYGCNPNQKPSRIFMPDGKELPIQVLSGRPGYINFLDAFHGWQLVKELKEATGLPAATSFKHVSPAGAAVGLPLDPVLAQIYRVEDMEDLSPLACAYARARGADRMSSFGDFISLSDICDADTARIIKREVSDGVIAPGYEPEALEILKSKKNGNYNIICIDPDYQPEALERKQVFGIMFEQGRNEGKIDEELLKNVVTKNREIPQSAKIDLIISLITLKYTQSNSVCFAKGGQAIGIGAGQQSRIHCTRLAGNKADNWFLRQAPKVLDLSFVDGIGRADRDNAIDVYIGEDCMDVIEDGRWENIFKIKPTVFTAEEKRAWLSRLTEVSLGSDAFFPFGDNIDRAYRSGVKYVAQPGGSVRDDQVIETCDQYGMTMAFTGIRLFHH; encoded by the coding sequence ATGAATGAGCTGGAATTAAAATATGGCTGTAACCCCAATCAAAAGCCCTCAAGGATTTTTATGCCAGACGGGAAAGAACTTCCAATCCAGGTTTTAAGCGGCAGACCGGGATATATCAATTTCCTGGATGCCTTTCATGGCTGGCAGCTTGTAAAGGAGCTAAAGGAAGCGACTGGCCTTCCGGCAGCAACCTCCTTTAAACACGTGTCCCCGGCCGGTGCAGCAGTGGGACTGCCTCTTGACCCGGTACTTGCACAGATTTACCGGGTAGAGGATATGGAAGACCTTTCTCCCCTGGCCTGTGCCTATGCAAGGGCAAGAGGCGCTGACCGTATGTCCTCCTTCGGGGACTTTATTTCCCTGTCAGATATCTGTGATGCGGATACTGCAAGGATTATCAAACGGGAAGTATCAGACGGCGTCATTGCTCCAGGATATGAGCCGGAAGCACTGGAAATCTTAAAGTCCAAGAAAAACGGCAATTATAACATCATCTGTATTGACCCGGATTACCAGCCGGAGGCTCTTGAGAGAAAACAGGTTTTTGGAATCATGTTTGAGCAGGGAAGAAATGAAGGGAAAATTGATGAGGAGCTTTTAAAGAATGTTGTGACAAAGAACAGGGAAATCCCCCAATCAGCAAAAATTGACTTAATCATTTCCCTTATTACTTTAAAATACACCCAATCCAACTCTGTCTGCTTTGCAAAGGGCGGACAGGCCATTGGAATCGGAGCAGGTCAGCAGTCCCGCATCCACTGCACCAGACTGGCAGGAAATAAGGCGGATAACTGGTTTCTTCGTCAGGCACCTAAAGTCCTTGACCTTTCTTTTGTAGACGGCATTGGCCGTGCAGACCGGGACAATGCCATTGACGTCTACATCGGAGAAGATTGTATGGATGTAATTGAAGACGGCAGATGGGAAAATATTTTCAAGATAAAACCAACCGTATTTACAGCAGAAGAAAAGCGGGCATGGCTTAGCCGGCTGACAGAGGTTTCTCTGGGATCTGATGCCTTCTTTCCATTTGGTGATAACATTGACCGGGCTTACAGAAGCGGTGTGAAGTACGTTGCCCAGCCAGGCGGATCAGTTCGGGATGACCAGGTAATTGAAACCTGTGACCAATACGGAATGACCATGGCTTTTACCGGAATCCGTCTGTTCCATCATTAA
- a CDS encoding ABC transporter permease yields MRFSDLLSMSVNNLRRRKLRTFLTVLGVLIGTASIVVMVSLGIGFNELTMEQIASYGSLTEISVYSNAMWGGNDSSKDPNYMTDDVISQFGRIEHVTTASPLLETNVLMTQGAYRGYINLIGVSQEYMNKIPLKEGNIPESGKRDLQMVVGNMVARNFSNPKSNRYDYYDDPSSIPDIDFINRPLFVIFDMDAYYQSQGGGTGDGGASVKPPKKYLIPTAGLVAGGPEEWNSYSYNVYVDIDALKSQLKQIFKKKAIPNQPTNKKGKPYNYFIYQQAVVEVDDMNNVMSVQKAISDMGFQANSNMEWLEQSQKQAKMVQALLGGIGAVSLFVAAIGIANTMMMSIYERTKEIGILKVLGCDMNNIRNMFLLESGFIGFLGGITGILFSYGVSFLINKFLSGSFMQGMPGDLSRIPPWLSLAAVGFAVFVGMAAGFFPALRAMKLSPLAAIRNE; encoded by the coding sequence ATGAGATTTAGCGATTTGCTTTCCATGAGTGTAAATAACTTAAGACGCAGGAAGCTAAGGACATTTTTAACGGTTCTGGGAGTTTTGATCGGTACGGCTTCCATTGTTGTCATGGTGTCCTTGGGGATCGGTTTTAATGAACTTACTATGGAACAGATCGCTTCCTATGGAAGCCTTACGGAAATTTCCGTATATTCCAACGCTATGTGGGGAGGAAATGACAGCAGCAAGGATCCTAATTACATGACAGATGATGTGATCTCACAGTTTGGGCGGATCGAGCATGTTACCACAGCTTCTCCCCTTTTGGAGACCAATGTTTTGATGACCCAGGGTGCTTATCGGGGATACATCAACCTTATTGGCGTTTCCCAGGAGTATATGAATAAAATTCCGTTAAAGGAAGGCAACATCCCGGAGTCGGGAAAAAGAGACCTCCAGATGGTTGTGGGAAATATGGTCGCCAGGAATTTCAGCAATCCCAAAAGCAATCGTTACGACTATTATGATGATCCCTCCAGCATTCCTGACATTGATTTTATAAATAGGCCCCTGTTTGTGATTTTTGATATGGATGCCTACTATCAGTCACAGGGCGGGGGGACAGGTGATGGAGGCGCATCGGTTAAACCTCCTAAAAAGTATCTTATTCCAACGGCCGGACTGGTGGCAGGAGGGCCGGAGGAATGGAATAGTTACAGCTACAACGTTTATGTGGATATAGATGCCTTAAAATCCCAGTTGAAACAGATTTTTAAAAAGAAAGCCATTCCCAATCAGCCTACCAATAAAAAGGGGAAGCCCTATAACTATTTTATTTACCAGCAGGCGGTTGTGGAAGTGGATGATATGAACAATGTAATGTCAGTACAAAAAGCCATTTCAGATATGGGCTTTCAGGCCAACAGCAATATGGAGTGGCTGGAACAGTCCCAGAAACAGGCCAAGATGGTTCAGGCTCTTCTGGGAGGGATCGGAGCCGTATCCCTGTTTGTAGCTGCCATCGGCATTGCCAATACCATGATGATGTCCATTTATGAAAGAACAAAAGAGATCGGAATCCTTAAGGTTCTGGGCTGCGATATGAATAATATCAGAAACATGTTTCTTCTGGAATCCGGCTTTATAGGCTTTTTAGGGGGAATCACAGGGATTCTGTTCAGCTACGGGGTTTCATTCCTGATTAATAAGTTCCTTTCAGGCAGTTTTATGCAGGGCATGCCCGGCGATCTTTCAAGGATCCCTCCATGGCTTTCCCTGGCGGCCGTGGGCTTTGCTGTTTTTGTAGGAATGGCCGCAGGATTTTTCCCTGCCTTAAGAGCCATGAAGCTGAGTCCTCTTGCAGCCATAAGAAATGAATAG
- a CDS encoding recombinase family protein: MEPGKERFAIYSRKSKFTGKGESIGNQIELCRQYISAHYGGCFADSACVYEDEGFSGGNLERPQFKVMMQEAKKKKFTAVVCYRLDRISRNIGDFANLIEELNELHISFISIKEQFDTSSPMGRAMMYIASVFSQLERETIAERIRDNMLELSKSGRWLGGNTPTGYTSESVSSVTIDGKVKKAFKLKLIPEEAKLVKLIYEKFLETGSLTQTETYLLQNGHRTKYGRLFSRFAIKGILTNPVYMIADQEAYEYLRKKKVDLFAEKEVFDGSHGVIAYNRTLQRAGKTHEMKDMEEWIVAVGKHKGVVSGSMWVNVQQLLDQNKSKNYRKPRSNVALLSGILFCGGCGDYMRPKLSGRYNDKGEQIYSYLCTMKEKSRMKCCGMKNVNGNMLDQMVLEEIKKISEDTGEFQKQLCRSKKEVEESRQEVEWDISRLKEELKNTEGEIAGLVASLGKAGGTGAEEYIIQQIDGLHKRKGEIERRLGELSLDPGNQKLSGQELQLLKQTLSSFQNVIDLMDVRQKRAAVRTFVDKVIWDGENVHLYLFGSKEPELPEPQGDYSK, encoded by the coding sequence GTGGAACCCGGGAAAGAGCGGTTTGCGATTTATTCAAGAAAGTCAAAATTTACCGGAAAGGGAGAAAGCATCGGCAACCAGATCGAGCTGTGCAGGCAATACATTTCTGCACATTATGGAGGGTGTTTCGCTGACAGCGCCTGCGTATATGAGGATGAGGGGTTTTCCGGAGGAAACCTGGAGCGGCCTCAGTTTAAAGTCATGATGCAGGAGGCAAAAAAGAAGAAATTTACAGCGGTGGTATGCTACCGTCTTGACCGGATAAGCCGTAATATCGGTGATTTTGCAAATCTGATTGAAGAGCTTAATGAGCTTCATATTTCCTTTATCTCCATAAAAGAGCAATTTGACACCTCCTCCCCCATGGGGCGGGCCATGATGTACATTGCTTCTGTCTTTTCCCAGCTAGAGAGAGAAACAATAGCGGAACGAATCCGTGATAACATGCTTGAGCTTTCTAAAAGCGGAAGATGGCTGGGAGGAAATACACCTACGGGTTATACGTCGGAGAGCGTGTCTTCTGTGACCATAGACGGTAAGGTGAAAAAGGCTTTTAAGCTTAAGCTGATTCCGGAAGAAGCAAAGCTGGTCAAGCTGATTTACGAGAAATTCTTAGAAACCGGATCGCTGACCCAGACAGAAACCTATTTGCTCCAAAATGGTCACAGGACAAAATACGGCCGCCTGTTCAGCCGTTTTGCAATAAAGGGAATACTGACCAATCCGGTCTATATGATTGCAGATCAGGAAGCCTATGAATATTTGCGGAAAAAAAAGGTGGATCTGTTTGCAGAAAAAGAAGTTTTTGACGGAAGCCACGGAGTGATAGCATATAACCGCACTCTTCAAAGGGCAGGAAAAACCCACGAGATGAAAGATATGGAAGAGTGGATCGTGGCGGTCGGAAAGCATAAGGGAGTGGTTTCAGGTTCCATGTGGGTCAATGTTCAGCAGCTGTTGGACCAAAATAAGTCAAAAAATTACCGGAAGCCCCGCAGCAATGTGGCATTGCTGTCCGGAATTCTCTTTTGCGGCGGCTGCGGCGATTACATGCGGCCAAAGCTGTCCGGCCGGTACAATGACAAGGGAGAGCAGATCTATTCCTATTTATGCACCATGAAGGAAAAAAGCCGTATGAAATGCTGTGGGATGAAGAATGTAAATGGAAATATGCTGGATCAGATGGTACTGGAGGAAATCAAAAAAATATCTGAGGATACCGGTGAATTTCAAAAGCAGCTGTGCCGTAGCAAAAAAGAAGTGGAAGAGAGCAGGCAGGAAGTGGAATGGGATATATCCCGTTTAAAGGAGGAACTTAAGAATACCGAAGGAGAGATAGCCGGACTGGTGGCTTCCCTTGGAAAAGCCGGAGGTACCGGAGCGGAGGAATATATCATTCAGCAGATTGACGGACTCCATAAAAGAAAAGGGGAAATAGAGAGACGGCTGGGGGAACTTTCCCTTGACCCGGGAAATCAGAAGCTTTCCGGTCAGGAGCTTCAGCTGTTAAAGCAGACCCTGTCTTCCTTTCAGAATGTAATCGATCTTATGGATGTCCGGCAAAAGCGTGCGGCGGTCCGCACTTTTGTAGATAAGGTC
- a CDS encoding nickel-dependent hydrogenase large subunit, producing the protein MADRITINPVTRISGFMEIDADIGEQSVVDAKMRGLMFRGFEKMLQGRSPFDAVYFTQRICGICSTAHSIASALALEEALNIVPSEQGRYLRDLLHACEFLQNHLRHFYQFTLPDFVKLPEDYPLFKADHNDYRLPKDINDKMVNDYFESLQFSRDAHQMLAILGGKAPHNHGIFIGGITSPVSADKIISIKSILYNTGKFIDEKMLPDVYAIGTYYPEYYHMGGGYGNLLSYGSFNNYKNLGTLYVDPLVYSNGQTAPFDPALITQEDEYAWFNENNEPDRNKPQAYSWIKAPRYNNIPYEVGPLARQWLSGEYKNGISAMDRTIARVLEAKKIVEIMQTLIDNLTPGVSMQKEYTIPVQASGKGLVDTTRGALGHWLYIENSVIAFYQIITPSAWNLSTQTNGMKGTGEQALIGSPVKDVTAPVEIGRIIRSFDPCVSCATHVYSDGKHMNTIQVV; encoded by the coding sequence ATGGCGGATAGAATAACCATAAATCCTGTTACCCGTATCAGCGGTTTCATGGAAATTGATGCTGATATCGGAGAACAATCGGTGGTGGATGCGAAAATGAGAGGCTTGATGTTCCGGGGGTTTGAAAAAATGCTCCAGGGAAGAAGTCCTTTTGACGCCGTTTATTTTACGCAGCGTATCTGTGGAATCTGTTCGACCGCTCATTCCATAGCCTCTGCCCTTGCCCTGGAAGAAGCGTTGAATATTGTCCCCTCTGAACAGGGAAGGTATCTAAGAGATTTGCTTCATGCATGTGAGTTCCTGCAAAATCATTTAAGGCATTTTTATCAGTTTACCCTTCCGGACTTTGTAAAGCTTCCTGAGGATTATCCTCTGTTTAAGGCAGATCATAATGATTACAGGCTTCCAAAGGACATAAACGATAAAATGGTAAACGATTACTTTGAATCCCTTCAGTTCAGCCGGGATGCTCATCAGATGCTAGCCATACTGGGAGGAAAAGCTCCTCATAATCACGGAATATTCATCGGAGGGATCACGTCGCCGGTCTCGGCAGATAAGATTATCAGCATAAAATCCATTTTATATAACACAGGAAAGTTTATTGATGAAAAAATGTTGCCTGACGTATACGCAATCGGAACCTATTATCCGGAGTACTATCATATGGGCGGAGGCTACGGCAACTTATTGTCCTATGGGAGCTTTAACAATTATAAGAATTTAGGAACTCTCTATGTGGACCCTCTGGTTTATTCAAATGGCCAGACAGCCCCCTTTGATCCTGCTCTCATCACTCAGGAAGATGAATATGCATGGTTTAACGAAAATAATGAACCGGACAGAAATAAGCCCCAGGCATATTCCTGGATAAAAGCGCCGAGATACAATAATATTCCCTATGAGGTAGGGCCGTTAGCGAGACAGTGGCTCTCCGGCGAATACAAAAACGGGATCTCTGCCATGGACCGGACCATTGCAAGAGTGCTGGAAGCTAAGAAAATTGTGGAAATTATGCAGACTCTTATAGATAATCTGACTCCCGGAGTATCCATGCAGAAGGAATATACGATTCCTGTTCAGGCATCGGGAAAGGGACTGGTGGATACGACACGGGGGGCTCTTGGCCATTGGCTGTACATTGAAAACAGTGTAATAGCCTTTTACCAGATCATAACCCCGTCTGCGTGGAATCTGTCAACACAAACAAATGGGATGAAGGGAACAGGGGAACAGGCTCTGATCGGGTCGCCTGTAAAAGATGTAACGGCGCCTGTGGAAATCGGCAGGATCATACGGTCTTTTGATCCCTGCGTGTCCTGCGCCACTCATGTTTACTCAGACGGGAAGCATATGAATACAATTCAGGTTGTGTAA
- the pyrB gene encoding aspartate carbamoyltransferase, whose protein sequence is MRHLLNPLDFSVEETGQLLNLAKDIEENLPKYSHVCDGKKLATLFYEPSTRTRLSFEAAMLNLGGSVLGFSSADSSSAAKGESVADTIRVISCYADICAMRHPKEGAPLVAANHSSIPVINAGDGGHQHPTQTLTDLLSIRSLKGRLNDLTIGLCGDLKFGRTVHSLINALVRYKNIKFILISPPELRVPEYIREDVLKANNIEFVEMDSLDEAMPSLDILYMTRVQKERFFNEEDYIRLKDCYILDKKKMKLAKEDMYVLHPLPRVNEISVEIDEDPRAAYFKQAQYGVYVRMALIMTLLEVEKSC, encoded by the coding sequence ATGAGACATTTACTTAACCCGTTAGACTTTAGTGTGGAAGAGACAGGGCAGCTCTTAAATCTGGCCAAAGATATCGAAGAAAATCTTCCAAAATATTCTCATGTATGCGATGGAAAAAAATTAGCGACATTATTTTATGAGCCAAGTACAAGAACTCGTTTGAGTTTCGAGGCTGCCATGTTGAATCTGGGCGGCAGTGTACTAGGCTTTTCTTCTGCCGACTCCAGTTCTGCCGCAAAAGGAGAAAGTGTTGCTGACACCATTCGGGTCATTTCCTGCTACGCAGACATTTGTGCCATGAGACATCCCAAGGAAGGGGCTCCGCTGGTAGCGGCTAACCATTCCAGCATACCGGTAATCAATGCCGGAGACGGAGGCCACCAGCATCCGACCCAGACTCTGACTGATCTTCTTTCCATACGTTCTTTAAAAGGCCGCTTAAATGATCTGACCATCGGCCTCTGCGGTGATTTGAAATTCGGCCGCACGGTTCACTCTCTGATTAATGCTCTTGTACGTTACAAAAACATTAAATTCATCTTGATTTCTCCCCCGGAACTGCGAGTACCTGAATACATCCGTGAAGATGTGTTAAAAGCCAACAACATTGAATTTGTGGAAATGGACAGCCTTGATGAAGCAATGCCATCTCTTGATATCCTTTATATGACCCGCGTTCAAAAAGAGCGCTTTTTTAATGAAGAGGATTACATTCGGTTGAAGGACTGCTACATTCTGGACAAAAAGAAAATGAAACTGGCGAAGGAAGATATGTATGTTCTTCATCCCCTTCCAAGAGTCAACGAAATCTCAGTGGAAATTGACGAGGATCCCAGAGCCGCTTACTTTAAGCAGGCGCAGTACGGCGTGTATGTGCGTATGGCTCTTATCATGACATTACTGGAGGTAGAAAAATCATGTTAA
- a CDS encoding ABC transporter ATP-binding protein — MIQVKNLYKVYKVGNTKVYALNGVDFTIYKGEFCAIVGPSGSGKSTLLNMLAGLEKPSKGEIVIGGNHIEKLSENQLVSFRRKHVGFIFQSYNLLKTMNAVENVALPLSFRGVPKKTRNEKAKEYIKLVGLEKQMKHMANEMSGGQQQRVGIARALAVDPKIIFADEPTGNLDSKTTREILSLMQKIVREQNQTLVMVTHDNYIAKFADRQFHIVDGKIFKIEEQHHEYTKEDMGNEEG, encoded by the coding sequence ATGATTCAGGTCAAGAATCTTTATAAGGTGTACAAAGTGGGAAACACAAAGGTCTATGCGTTAAATGGCGTGGACTTTACTATATATAAAGGGGAATTCTGTGCGATCGTAGGCCCCTCCGGTTCCGGTAAATCCACTCTCTTAAATATGTTGGCCGGCCTTGAGAAGCCATCAAAGGGAGAGATTGTCATCGGCGGGAACCATATAGAAAAGCTTTCGGAAAATCAGCTGGTATCATTCCGCAGAAAGCATGTGGGTTTTATTTTCCAGTCCTATAATCTTTTAAAGACCATGAATGCAGTAGAGAATGTGGCCTTGCCTCTGTCATTTCGGGGTGTGCCAAAGAAAACAAGGAATGAAAAGGCAAAGGAGTACATAAAACTGGTAGGGCTTGAGAAGCAGATGAAGCATATGGCTAACGAGATGTCGGGAGGTCAGCAGCAGAGGGTCGGCATTGCAAGAGCTTTGGCAGTAGATCCTAAGATCATCTTTGCGGATGAGCCCACTGGTAACCTGGATTCCAAGACTACCAGGGAAATTTTAAGCTTAATGCAGAAAATCGTGAGGGAGCAGAATCAGACCCTGGTCATGGTTACTCATGATAATTATATTGCAAAGTTTGCAGACAGACAATTCCATATAGTAGATGGAAAAATCTTTAAAATTGAAGAACAGCATCATGAGTATACGAAGGAGGATATGGGAAATGAAGAAGGGTAG
- a CDS encoding hydrogenase small subunit, whose product MESLVNRVKDDIVSGVRQKRNLVWLELNGCSGNTISLLNGQNPDFQYLLTQMTNFIYSNSLMNQAGNKAMDQLFDVLGSDYILAVEGAVSLKDNGSYHIIGRYDGREITGYEAVKRLGENAAHVIAVGACASHGGVSAARPNPTQCAGIQDVLQKKVIKLTGCPCHPDWFMGTLAYLILYGEPPLDSRDRPLMFYSITIHDRCPRRSYFDSGIFATKLGQETCMYMMGCKGPITQIDCPIRQWNGHVNWPIGDDSPCIGCAQFGFPDAMEPFITYDTMGGE is encoded by the coding sequence ATGGAAAGTCTTGTGAACCGGGTAAAGGATGATATCGTAAGTGGTGTACGCCAAAAACGGAATCTTGTCTGGCTTGAATTAAATGGCTGCTCCGGAAATACCATCTCCCTTCTTAACGGCCAAAATCCGGATTTCCAGTATCTGCTGACTCAAATGACCAATTTTATATACAGCAACAGCCTGATGAATCAGGCAGGAAACAAGGCTATGGATCAGTTGTTTGATGTATTAGGCAGTGATTATATCCTGGCTGTGGAAGGAGCGGTCTCTTTAAAGGACAATGGTTCTTACCACATCATTGGCCGGTATGACGGCAGGGAGATTACAGGATATGAGGCAGTTAAAAGACTGGGAGAAAATGCGGCTCATGTGATTGCCGTGGGAGCCTGCGCTTCCCATGGAGGCGTGTCGGCGGCAAGACCAAATCCAACCCAGTGTGCGGGAATACAGGATGTCTTGCAGAAAAAGGTGATTAAATTAACGGGATGTCCTTGTCATCCGGACTGGTTTATGGGCACTTTGGCTTATCTGATATTATATGGGGAGCCTCCTCTTGACAGCAGGGACCGTCCCCTGATGTTTTACAGCATTACCATTCATGACAGATGCCCGAGAAGGTCTTATTTTGACAGCGGCATCTTTGCCACAAAGCTTGGGCAGGAGACCTGCATGTACATGATGGGCTGCAAGGGCCCGATTACCCAGATCGACTGTCCAATCCGCCAATGGAACGGGCATGTTAACTGGCCCATAGGTGATGATTCGCCCTGTATTGGCTGTGCCCAGTTTGGATTTCCTGATGCAATGGAGCCTTTTATTACTTATGACACCATGGGAGGGGAGTAA
- a CDS encoding cytochrome b5 domain-containing protein: MELNLFLDYIGNCVRHINEDVERLHSKQYNDSVVLDHLSSEVIMLESHIKYFTQSNRLAMEEIEYPYQTSYVNQTQVEAPPRYFTLEELSQYNGKNGAPAYVAVNGVVYDVTNNSVWRGDSHFGLNPGNNLSIDFATCHPGAMVLTRLPIVGYLATE, from the coding sequence ATGGAATTAAATCTGTTTTTGGATTATATCGGGAACTGCGTCAGGCACATTAACGAGGATGTAGAAAGGCTTCACTCCAAACAGTACAACGATAGCGTTGTATTAGACCATTTGAGCAGTGAAGTGATCATGCTGGAAAGTCATATCAAATATTTCACTCAGTCAAACCGACTGGCCATGGAAGAGATAGAATATCCGTATCAGACCAGCTATGTAAATCAGACTCAGGTGGAAGCTCCTCCAAGATATTTTACACTGGAAGAATTATCACAGTATAATGGAAAGAACGGAGCTCCGGCTTATGTTGCGGTAAATGGAGTGGTGTATGATGTGACAAATAATTCCGTCTGGAGAGGAGACAGCCACTTTGGCCTTAATCCTGGAAATAATTTATCAATAGATTTTGCAACATGCCATCCAGGAGCAATGGTTTTAACCAGATTGCCCATAGTCGGTTATTTAGCCACAGAGTAA
- a CDS encoding IMP cyclohydrolase yields the protein MNLISLQDDLRSNSYPGRGIIMGKTPDGTKAVAAYFIMGRSENSRNRVFVEEGEGIRTQAFDPSKVTDPSLIIYAPVRVMGNKTIVTNGDQTDTIYQGMDIQLTFEQSLRCREFEPDSPNYTPRISGIMHIEDGRFNYAMSIIKSNHGNPDACNRYTFAYDNPAPGEAHFIHTYMHDGNPLPSFEGEPKLADTLDDLDEFTSMIWESLHKENKISLFVRYIDIESGACETRIVNKNQ from the coding sequence ATGAATTTGATTTCTTTACAAGACGATTTAAGGAGCAATTCCTATCCGGGAAGAGGTATTATAATGGGAAAAACACCGGATGGAACAAAGGCGGTTGCCGCTTATTTCATTATGGGGAGAAGCGAAAACAGCCGCAACCGTGTATTCGTAGAGGAGGGGGAAGGAATCCGTACCCAGGCCTTTGACCCTTCAAAGGTCACGGACCCAAGCCTTATTATTTATGCTCCTGTGCGGGTTATGGGGAATAAGACCATTGTGACAAACGGAGATCAGACCGATACCATTTATCAGGGAATGGATATACAACTGACCTTTGAACAGTCCTTGCGATGCAGGGAATTTGAACCGGATAGTCCCAATTACACGCCCCGTATTTCCGGGATTATGCATATAGAAGACGGACGCTTCAATTACGCTATGTCCATCATAAAGAGCAATCATGGGAATCCGGACGCCTGCAACCGCTATACCTTTGCTTATGACAATCCGGCACCAGGAGAAGCCCATTTCATTCATACCTATATGCATGATGGAAATCCCTTACCAAGCTTTGAAGGGGAGCCAAAGCTGGCGGATACCCTTGATGATCTGGATGAATTTACTTCCATGATATGGGAAAGCCTCCATAAGGAGAATAAGATCTCTCTCTTTGTAAGATATATTGACATAGAATCCGGAGCTTGTGAGACCCGGATCGTAAATAAAAATCAATGA
- a CDS encoding hydrogenase maturation protease — protein MVKLVAIGNRFMKDDAIAIRAAEILEDHLKCQDIHVIIGETDFQSCFYLLDKDDFVFILDAFSSGAEPGSIHMFRLEDVMSQPSLFSMHHDLSMVELMKLYGSQFKGYLLGIEVFEIGFDQELSTVLRDKLPRICRVIECAIKKIISEEVTYAGKIPLREF, from the coding sequence ATGGTGAAATTAGTTGCTATTGGCAACCGGTTTATGAAGGATGATGCCATAGCAATCAGAGCCGCCGAGATATTGGAAGACCATCTGAAATGCCAGGATATTCATGTAATCATTGGTGAAACTGATTTTCAAAGCTGCTTTTATTTACTGGATAAGGATGACTTTGTTTTTATACTTGATGCATTTTCCTCAGGGGCGGAGCCTGGAAGTATTCATATGTTCCGTCTGGAAGATGTGATGTCACAGCCTTCTTTATTCTCCATGCACCATGATTTGAGCATGGTGGAACTCATGAAGCTATATGGCAGTCAGTTTAAGGGCTATCTGCTGGGCATTGAAGTCTTTGAAATCGGGTTTGACCAGGAGCTGAGCACTGTTTTAAGGGATAAGCTGCCCCGGATCTGCAGAGTAATCGAATGCGCAATTAAAAAAATCATATCGGAGGAAGTCACTTATGCAGGGAAAATTCCATTGCGAGAATTTTGA